From the genome of Solanum pennellii chromosome 6, SPENNV200:
atttacataatattttaaaatattattttaccctttaatttaattatttaaatctagtcaaacctcttaccctagaataattaagatattttagtaaatttataaattacaatgcAGTATGATGCGATTAAACctaacaattaaaatgttattaaacaacaacaaacaatacagtctagccaaacattatatataccatacaatacagtacaatacaatacattatgataCAATAGATAagaatgatccaaacaaagtgttaaggtcaaaactcaaaatttgTTGGATCTaagagattttttttcattaaacaAGTAGGGCAAAAGTTTTCATGATCAACAAATTCAAGGAGATTTTTGTAAATCACTTGTTGTTTGATACATGATCAagtaattgttattttttaatgttaaataaaatctaaataaaaatatttttaattaaaatacgaAAAAATCAACTACCATAACGTTGAAGTTAAAAATGAAACTCTGATTTATTATACTAAAGTTTTTAAACTTCATTTATATGAAATAGGTGTGCTTGAGTAGTATACAGGACAGAATTCTTGAATGATCagtaaaaaaaagtttcacAAACTCTCTTTGTTTTAGTTCTTTTGTACTGTTGTAGAATCAAATTgtataatcaagttaaaatttatagtcTATGATCatcttaattaaaatttacattattagaaaacaacttcttttttttattatttagagtAATTATATTCCTGATATATTATATtcctaatatattttttacatacaaatttaaatatatttttcatacatcaAACACGTAAAACAAAATTTAGCTTTCGTCTGCAAAGTAATAAGATTCTTCTAATTATagggtcgtttggtacaaaaatGAATAACGCAGGGATTAGCAATGCAGGGATTAGCAATGCAggcattatttttatcaagtgtttggttcattgtttcttatctaattttgtgtgtggtttaaaattttttttaaaaaaaactttccaATTTTACCCTAGAgttattatgagattttgtatttcatgtaattgAGTCGAAGTAGATAATTAAcggagaatattatttttttgtaacatttttaaCTAGTTaggagaataaaatttttattgtcattttcactattttctcacttaaattatttgagagtaaataattgtcatcttaataaattagagttaataactcaaaaggtcacacaactataatgattatagagaaaatttattgaactttgtttgtatcaataaattttaaaaaactctttatcataaaataaaataaaaatataaaataaatatagaaaaataaattaaactatttttatactcgagatgtgtgtgtgtatatatatatatatacacacactcttgttttagactacttgtgtaatgtttaataaactttcattaagagacaatattttacttatgaattgttcttaaattcatacatcaacattaacatattagtcggattattatattttatattaataataaatagattaagtaattcatattttagaaataaaaaattatatctaaataataaaatttgtaagctaatttatttaaataactttattagtataaatataaaatataaaatataaaatcaaaaaaaaaaatattaaaaggatttgagggatatttttgtctttacctaGGATAGTCCCATGGTATTAGAGCTAATACCTCCAAATGGAAGGTACTAGTAATACATCACATAATACCATGTAGGATGTATTAACTAATCCAtgaattagttatacataggctCACATTCCTATCAAACACAGTATTAAATTATACCACAtctaatacatatattatttcttttaaatacaGCCTATCAAACACTCCCATAGTGTGTTAAATTCAGACACTGGGATTTAGTATATAACATTTGAGTTATTTGTCACTCTTGTTAGAAAAAGGAAACAACTTAAAACACAGCTCTATTTACCAAAatgtacaaaataaatatacaataattattgtaattaatattgaaaaagCAAGACCAAAAATGCAACCTACAAAGTAAAATTGCATAAGGCACTACAGTTGGGACCTAAGAGTGATTAATAAAATGTACTGTAGTATACGTTATTATGTAGTATGTTTAAAATTGAACcctaattgataattttaaatgaaaaaaagttattggattatcaatttaatattttcagtAATAATTtcgattttttaattattagacAGATTAGAGATTCTTTatggttttaattttttccttaataGATTAACCAATACCCTCTTTATATAACATTATTAAACTCTATAATAATGTTCGTTTAAACATAATGCGATCATTTGTCTGATTTGTCACTTTGTTTGTAAGTGATTTTGAGCGACTCTTTGGAGTGTCAAATCTTAACTTTAACGATTTAATCAATAATTAGACTAACTATCAATAACCGATGAGACTAATTCTTAATGATTCATAACATATCTACTTAATATCTAGAAACCAACAAccaaaaaccaaaccaaaccaatcgATACACAAAACATAGcttttttgtttatgttatttaaaagcTTACACAACTCAAAATTAAACAAGTCGCAAATACATTAGAAGGGGGCTAAGGCCTCTTAAGAAAGCAAACAAAAAGACCCAAACATACAaacttcacaaacaaaacaagtCCTCATATTTTAGTAATCTTCTGGAGCCAAAGGCTGATGATGAGTATGAACTGGAGCTTCATCATGAGCCTGTATGAGTCCAAACTCATAGATAATTCCAGCTATGGCTGCACCAATAAATGGGCCTACCCAATAGATCCAATGATTCCTCCACCTCCAGCCCACTAAAGCAGGCCCAAAAGCCCTTGCTGGGTTCATGGATGCTCCTTCAAAGGGCCCACCAACAAGGACATTAGCTCCAACAATGAAAGCAATAGCAAGAGGTGCAATAATCCCCAAACTACCCCTCTTTGGATCAATGGCTGTTGCATAAACAGTGTACACCAAACCAAATGTCATCACTATTTCCATCACAAGTGCATTTCCATTGCCAACTCCTGCTGCTACCGCAAATCCCACTGGCCTCTGTGTCCATACACAAAATTGTCGTTCGTTGTAGTAAATAATTAATACAGCAAAATTATAGTGTAGTACTCGCTTTGTACTACGAAAAGAATGACCTCCGATCCTTTATTCTTTTTCATctgttttttaagaaaaacctcctttcttccttttcttcatGATCAGTTTCAAAAAGaactatctttcttttttttgataaaattttaatttcaattattcATGTGATATATTTgagatcacaaaattaaaacacAATTTTGTGCCCGTCTAAAAACTAGAACATATATATGTTCATGATCTTTTCCACCAAGCCAACTCGATAGTCAACATCGAGTCGAGTGATAAAATTGTACTACGTCTCACTGATTAATCTTTCTTTCGTTAGATTGAAGGGCATATACTCACAAATTTTTGTCTTTGGACTACAAGTTccaaaaatatgataaagaGATATTTATACGCCATTTAcgatataattgttttttttccaATAAAACAAGTTTGAGGATTAGGACTGAAGTATTCCCTTttcaatttttgtaaaaaatattcCCCCTGTCCCAAAgttttgagaaaagaaaaaaaaaggaactcGTAGTCTAAAACAAGTCTCCAGGGATTTTCCgaactaaaaatcatttcatgaaaagtaaaagtaaaacggaaaaattgaagttaaattGTTTGTAGTAAGCTTCTGTTTTCCGATG
Proteins encoded in this window:
- the LOC107022663 gene encoding probable aquaporin TIP3-2; its protein translation is MQPRRYEFGRADEATHPDSVRATLSEFLSTFIFVFAGEGSVLALDKLYPDRALGASRLTAIALAHAFSLFAAVASSMNVSGGHINPAVTFGALVGGRVSVLRAIYYWIGQLLGAVVASALLRLATDGLRPVGFAVAAGVGNGNALVMEIVMTFGLVYTVYATAIDPKRGSLGIIAPLAIAFIVGANVLVGGPFEGASMNPARAFGPALVGWRWRNHWIYWVGPFIGAAIAGIIYEFGLIQAHDEAPVHTHHQPLAPEDY